The following are encoded in a window of Cloacibacillus sp. genomic DNA:
- a CDS encoding 3-isopropylmalate dehydratase large subunit: protein MGKTFAEKALGKAAGYEVVANQVVTVEPDWCMSHDNGAPIARTFKKIGVKNVKYPERICFILDHAVPAPSSDHAVNHKEVREFVKEQGIPNFYDVKSEGGVCHQKMCEEGYALPGLVMVGSDSHTCTYGAYGAFSTGIGRSEMAAVWATGKLWFKVPESMKVVVTGKFKPGVSAKDFILKFIGDVRADGADYMSVEFHGDGIENMSIAERMTLCNMGIEFGAKNAVCKPDQKVLDAIKTNAKSDKWEPLWADEDAVYAAEYHYDLGDIEPGVAKPHKVDNYAPIEEVKGTPIHEAFLGSCTNGRIEDLRLAAGILKGKKVAVRTVVIPASWIVYRQAMKEGLFDIFLDAGCIICNPGCGPCMGNHEGILAPGEAAISTANRNFKGRMGDKESFIYLASPMTVAASAIKGEISDPREAL from the coding sequence ATGGGCAAGACATTTGCAGAAAAGGCGCTGGGCAAGGCGGCCGGATACGAAGTGGTAGCCAACCAGGTCGTAACGGTCGAGCCGGACTGGTGCATGAGCCACGACAACGGCGCTCCGATCGCCAGAACCTTTAAGAAGATCGGCGTCAAAAACGTAAAATATCCCGAGCGCATCTGCTTCATCCTTGACCACGCCGTCCCCGCGCCCTCCAGCGACCACGCAGTGAACCACAAAGAGGTCCGCGAGTTCGTGAAGGAGCAGGGCATCCCTAACTTCTACGACGTGAAGAGCGAGGGCGGCGTATGCCACCAGAAGATGTGCGAAGAGGGTTACGCCCTTCCCGGACTCGTTATGGTGGGAAGCGACAGCCACACCTGCACCTACGGCGCCTACGGCGCCTTCTCGACCGGCATCGGCCGTTCCGAGATGGCGGCGGTCTGGGCCACGGGCAAACTCTGGTTCAAAGTTCCCGAGAGCATGAAGGTCGTCGTCACCGGCAAATTTAAGCCCGGCGTCTCGGCGAAGGACTTCATCCTCAAGTTCATCGGCGACGTGCGCGCCGACGGAGCCGACTACATGAGCGTCGAGTTCCACGGCGACGGCATCGAGAACATGAGCATCGCCGAGCGTATGACCCTCTGCAACATGGGCATTGAATTCGGCGCGAAGAACGCCGTCTGCAAGCCCGACCAGAAGGTCCTCGACGCGATAAAAACCAACGCGAAAAGCGACAAGTGGGAGCCCCTCTGGGCCGACGAAGACGCGGTCTACGCGGCGGAGTACCACTACGACCTCGGCGATATCGAACCCGGCGTCGCGAAGCCGCACAAGGTCGACAACTACGCCCCCATTGAGGAAGTAAAGGGCACCCCGATCCATGAGGCGTTCCTTGGCTCCTGCACCAACGGGCGTATCGAAGACCTCCGTCTCGCCGCCGGCATCCTCAAGGGTAAAAAGGTTGCCGTCCGCACGGTCGTCATCCCCGCTTCCTGGATCGTATACCGCCAGGCGATGAAAGAGGGACTCTTCGACATATTCCTCGACGCCGGCTGTATAATCTGCAACCCGGGCTGCGGCCCCTGCATGGGCAACCATGAGGGAATCCTCGCCCCCGGTGAGGCGGCGATCAGCACAGCCAACAGAAACTTTAAGGGGCGCATGGGCGACAAAGAGAGCTTCATCTATCTCGCAAGCCCGATGACGGTGGCAGCATCTGCAATCAAGGGCGAAATTTCAGACCCGAGGGAGGCGCTATAA
- a CDS encoding aconitase/3-isopropylmalate dehydratase large subunit family protein, with protein sequence MGKTSIVKIMEKASGHPVKVGDRVWCKIDWATCRDFGGANVVLQFEKEMGKDAKVWDPDKLAFTFDLQAPAHSEKVATNQKIIREFCKKQGVTRVFDINHGIGQHVMLEAGMIKPGDVVLGTDSHMNLLGAVGSFATGVGNSDIAASYIAGTNWFRVPETMKIEVTGKFKRGVCMRDLLTHIVGDLGAGGMDFLAVEFTGETIDNATLDERITLCSMVTEMSGKVPLIMPNGEVLKWLVERAGPEVAKLAEELKADPDAEYCKVLHYDVTDLEPLASCPDAPDNVKPVREIAGTVVDQVHIGSCSNGRYEDIKAAHEVLMAGGGKVSPKVRTIITPSTTEIQLRCVQEGMATDFLKAGIVFTNPTCSLCTAEHYGAMPSGDVGCSTTNRNFIGKVGKGSHTYLMSPMTAMATAVKGCITDPRDILK encoded by the coding sequence ATGGGCAAGACATCTATCGTCAAGATCATGGAAAAGGCATCCGGCCATCCTGTAAAGGTCGGAGACCGCGTCTGGTGCAAGATTGACTGGGCGACCTGCCGCGACTTCGGCGGCGCGAACGTCGTTCTCCAGTTTGAAAAGGAGATGGGCAAGGACGCGAAGGTATGGGACCCCGACAAGCTCGCCTTCACCTTCGACCTTCAGGCTCCCGCTCACTCGGAGAAGGTAGCCACCAACCAGAAGATAATTCGTGAGTTCTGCAAGAAGCAGGGCGTCACCCGCGTCTTCGACATCAACCACGGCATCGGCCAGCACGTAATGCTTGAAGCCGGAATGATAAAGCCGGGCGACGTTGTTCTCGGCACTGACAGCCACATGAACCTCCTCGGCGCTGTGGGCTCCTTCGCCACGGGCGTCGGCAACTCTGACATCGCTGCCTCCTACATCGCGGGTACAAACTGGTTCCGCGTTCCCGAGACGATGAAGATCGAAGTAACGGGAAAGTTCAAGCGCGGCGTCTGCATGAGAGACCTCCTCACCCATATCGTCGGCGACCTCGGCGCCGGCGGCATGGACTTCCTCGCCGTAGAATTCACCGGAGAGACGATCGACAACGCGACTCTTGACGAGCGTATCACGCTCTGCTCGATGGTCACAGAGATGAGCGGCAAAGTCCCCCTCATCATGCCGAACGGCGAAGTGCTCAAGTGGCTTGTGGAGCGCGCCGGTCCCGAAGTGGCGAAGCTCGCCGAAGAGCTCAAGGCCGATCCAGACGCCGAATACTGCAAGGTCCTCCACTACGACGTGACGGATCTTGAACCGCTCGCCTCCTGCCCCGACGCTCCCGACAACGTGAAGCCGGTGCGTGAAATCGCGGGTACGGTCGTCGACCAGGTCCATATCGGCTCATGCTCGAATGGGCGTTATGAAGACATCAAGGCCGCTCACGAAGTGCTGATGGCCGGCGGCGGCAAGGTCAGCCCGAAGGTGCGCACGATCATTACCCCCTCGACTACGGAGATACAGCTGCGCTGCGTGCAGGAGGGAATGGCCACGGACTTCCTCAAGGCCGGAATCGTCTTTACGAACCCGACCTGCTCGCTCTGCACGGCGGAGCACTACGGAGCGATGCCCTCCGGAGACGTGGGCTGCTCGACGACTAACCGCAACTTCATCGGCAAGGTCGGCAAGGGAAGCCACACCTACCTTATGAGCCCGATGACCGCGATGGCTACGGCCGTCAAAGGCTGCATCACAGACCCCAGAGATATACTGAAGTAG
- a CDS encoding B12-binding domain-containing radical SAM protein — MTYKIISQTGHSKTISKPLATRELVSLRGARVLGVNPPVRDFAFMDLWSKPLGLLYLLQSLRTRNDVQLLDCIAQAADGEKSFGRVKIRKEEVGKPEVYRMIPRKYSHFGLTKSEIISLLERQECPDYILLTSAMTYWYPGVSWAIGVLKEIFPQSPVVLGGIYASLCPEHAAGLGADYIIGDRCEPEAPYPAMDLYGRPAYGVVMTSFGCPFSCRYCASNVLWPRYHRRSLEEVLREIGFQAALGAKDFAFYDDALLLDKENFFYPLCREIKARCGGKLRLHTPNGLHVRQIDAECACILYESGFKTIRLSLESIDPGVARDSSGKVARGEYAAAVKNLLAAGYETKDCETYILLGLPGQDLTSVRETIAFIRDHGGTPKLAEFSPIPGTPHFEAAAERLPELRTEPLLQNNSVYCSYFSRDITPETLQELKDMARHKEYAG; from the coding sequence ATGACGTACAAAATTATTTCACAAACTGGACACTCCAAAACAATCTCTAAACCCCTCGCCACGCGGGAGCTAGTCAGCCTCCGCGGCGCACGGGTTCTCGGCGTGAACCCGCCGGTGCGGGACTTCGCCTTCATGGATCTCTGGTCCAAACCGCTGGGCCTTCTTTACCTCCTCCAAAGCCTCAGAACGCGTAACGATGTCCAACTGCTTGACTGCATCGCGCAGGCCGCCGACGGCGAAAAGAGCTTCGGGAGAGTGAAGATCCGAAAAGAAGAGGTCGGGAAACCGGAAGTTTACCGCATGATACCGCGAAAATACAGCCACTTTGGTCTGACCAAAAGTGAAATAATATCATTACTTGAGAGACAGGAGTGCCCCGATTACATCCTTCTCACCTCGGCGATGACCTATTGGTATCCCGGAGTGAGCTGGGCAATCGGCGTATTAAAGGAGATATTTCCACAGAGCCCCGTGGTACTCGGCGGCATATATGCAAGCCTCTGCCCGGAGCATGCGGCGGGACTCGGGGCCGATTATATCATTGGAGACCGCTGCGAGCCGGAGGCGCCCTATCCAGCGATGGACCTCTACGGCAGACCGGCCTACGGCGTAGTCATGACCTCCTTCGGCTGTCCCTTTTCCTGCCGTTACTGCGCCTCAAACGTCCTGTGGCCGCGATACCACCGGCGAAGCCTCGAAGAGGTCCTGCGCGAGATCGGCTTCCAGGCCGCCCTGGGCGCGAAAGACTTCGCCTTCTACGACGACGCGCTGCTGCTGGATAAAGAAAATTTCTTTTACCCGCTGTGCCGCGAGATCAAGGCGCGCTGCGGCGGCAAACTGCGCCTCCACACCCCCAACGGCCTCCATGTACGCCAGATAGACGCGGAATGCGCCTGCATACTTTACGAGAGCGGCTTCAAGACCATTCGACTGTCGCTCGAAAGCATCGATCCGGGAGTGGCGCGCGACAGCTCCGGCAAGGTGGCGCGCGGCGAATACGCCGCCGCGGTGAAGAATCTGCTTGCGGCGGGGTATGAGACGAAGGACTGCGAGACCTACATCCTGCTCGGCCTCCCCGGGCAGGACCTCACCTCCGTCAGAGAAACGATAGCTTTCATCCGTGACCATGGGGGCACGCCAAAGCTCGCGGAATTCTCCCCCATTCCCGGCACACCGCACTTTGAAGCGGCGGCGGAAAGACTGCCTGAATTGAGAACTGAGCCGCTGCTGCAGAACAACTCCGTCTACTGCTCCTATTTTTCACGCGACATCACGCCCGAAACGCTGCAGGAGCTGAAGGATATGGCGAGGCATAAGGAATACGCCGGTTAG
- the citF gene encoding citrate lyase subunit alpha, producing MTINAVKREIPDYIEGYGQVKHYQGAFAKKPEGSISGAKLRCYNSDITDKTVASVKEAIKAAGLKDGMTISFHHHLRNGDYVVNMVLDACAELGIKGLTLFPTALFGVHKKVIDHIKSGVVTKIMGSVNGPIGQLVSEGGMQVPVVLRSHGGRPRAVMAGDVHIDVAFIGAPTADKYGNICGTLGKSACGSLGYAYTDADYADKVVAITDNLVQYPAAPVSIPQTKADLVVEVPSIGDPAGIVSGTTKVTRDPLRLLISSYASRLIEASPYFKDGISFQTGAGGIPLAVTAFMKEAMLKKGIKGSFGLGGITGYFVELLKDGLVDKLMDVQSFDLEAVKSIGENPNHIEISADWYANPWNCGAAVNMLDVVILGATEVDTDFNANVNTEADGALLHGTGGHQDTAAGAKLTIIAQPLLRGRIPCVTDKVYNVTTPGEVVDAIVTEYGVTLNPRRKDLLDAVSGLKGLPIISMEELAARAKKMSGPTDPVATTDRIIGVVEWRDGTVIDVVRQLKK from the coding sequence ATGACGATAAACGCAGTAAAACGAGAAATCCCCGACTACATAGAGGGCTACGGCCAAGTAAAACACTACCAGGGAGCCTTTGCGAAAAAACCCGAAGGCAGCATATCGGGAGCCAAACTCCGCTGCTACAACAGCGACATCACCGACAAAACAGTAGCCTCAGTCAAAGAGGCCATCAAAGCGGCGGGCCTCAAAGACGGCATGACAATCTCCTTCCACCACCACCTCAGAAACGGAGACTACGTAGTCAACATGGTCCTGGACGCCTGCGCCGAACTTGGCATCAAAGGACTCACCCTCTTCCCGACCGCCCTCTTCGGAGTCCACAAAAAAGTCATAGACCACATCAAAAGCGGAGTAGTGACAAAAATCATGGGCTCCGTCAACGGCCCCATAGGCCAGCTCGTCTCCGAAGGCGGCATGCAAGTGCCCGTAGTCCTCAGAAGCCACGGAGGGCGTCCCCGCGCCGTAATGGCGGGAGACGTCCACATAGACGTCGCCTTCATCGGAGCGCCCACGGCGGACAAATACGGCAACATCTGCGGCACCCTGGGCAAATCCGCCTGCGGCTCCCTGGGCTACGCCTACACCGACGCCGACTACGCCGACAAAGTCGTAGCAATAACAGACAACCTCGTACAATACCCTGCGGCGCCCGTCTCCATCCCCCAGACCAAAGCCGACCTCGTAGTAGAAGTCCCCTCCATAGGCGACCCCGCGGGAATAGTCTCCGGAACCACCAAAGTCACCAGAGACCCGCTGAGACTCCTCATCTCCAGCTACGCCTCGCGCCTCATAGAAGCCAGCCCCTACTTCAAAGACGGAATATCATTCCAGACCGGAGCCGGAGGCATCCCGCTCGCAGTCACCGCCTTCATGAAAGAGGCCATGCTCAAAAAAGGAATCAAAGGCAGCTTCGGACTCGGAGGAATAACCGGCTACTTCGTCGAACTCCTCAAAGATGGGCTCGTGGACAAACTAATGGACGTCCAGTCATTTGACCTTGAAGCCGTCAAATCCATCGGAGAAAACCCCAACCACATAGAAATCTCCGCCGACTGGTACGCCAACCCATGGAACTGCGGAGCGGCGGTAAACATGCTGGATGTCGTAATCCTCGGGGCGACAGAAGTAGACACCGACTTCAACGCCAACGTCAACACCGAAGCCGACGGAGCGCTTCTCCATGGGACCGGAGGCCATCAGGACACCGCGGCGGGAGCCAAACTGACAATAATAGCGCAGCCGCTCCTGAGAGGCAGAATCCCCTGCGTGACAGACAAAGTCTACAACGTCACCACGCCTGGAGAAGTAGTCGACGCCATAGTGACCGAATACGGAGTCACCCTCAACCCGAGAAGAAAAGACCTGTTAGATGCCGTATCTGGCCTCAAGGGACTTCCTATAATCAGCATGGAAGAGCTGGCGGCGAGGGCGAAGAAAATGTCCGGACCGACCGACCCCGTGGCGACCACAGACCGGATAATAGGAGTAGTCGAGTGGAGAGACGGCACCGTTATCGACGTCGTCAGACAGCTTAAAAAGTAA
- a CDS encoding aldolase/citrate lyase family protein, which yields MRRTMLYLPGNNPNMLTRGYLFGSDGIVLDLEDAVAMVEKDTARILVSKYLKQGEFGDCYVSVRINGIDTEYWKDDLAAIVPNKRLDGIRVPKVEDENTVKIIDEELSRLEEQNGLPVGKLSLHCLLETAHGIWNAYEIAKASPRIEAIIPGGEDLRADLKTNRSDDSTELEWARRMLVFAARAAGVEPLDTVFARITDDEGLRKETEFIKQLGFSGKSIIHPNQIKIIHDIFNPTEQEIAKAQKIIAAAKEAAARGQGAVTVDGKMVDIPVVKRAEYTLVRAGLA from the coding sequence ATGAGACGCACAATGCTCTACCTTCCGGGCAACAACCCCAACATGCTAACGAGAGGCTACCTATTCGGCTCCGACGGAATAGTCCTCGACCTTGAAGACGCCGTGGCGATGGTAGAAAAAGACACGGCGCGCATACTCGTCTCCAAATACCTCAAACAGGGAGAATTCGGAGACTGCTACGTCTCCGTCCGCATCAACGGCATAGACACCGAATACTGGAAAGACGACCTCGCGGCCATAGTCCCCAACAAACGCCTCGACGGAATCCGCGTCCCCAAAGTCGAAGACGAAAACACCGTAAAAATAATAGACGAAGAACTCTCCAGACTGGAAGAACAAAACGGCCTTCCGGTGGGCAAACTCAGCCTCCACTGCCTCCTTGAGACCGCGCACGGCATCTGGAACGCCTACGAAATAGCCAAAGCCTCCCCGCGCATAGAGGCCATCATCCCCGGAGGAGAAGACCTCCGCGCCGACCTCAAAACCAACCGTTCAGACGACAGCACAGAACTTGAATGGGCGAGAAGAATGCTCGTCTTCGCGGCGCGCGCCGCGGGAGTAGAACCCCTCGACACAGTATTCGCGCGCATAACCGACGACGAAGGACTGCGCAAAGAGACCGAATTCATCAAACAGCTCGGCTTCTCCGGCAAATCCATAATCCACCCCAACCAAATAAAAATAATCCACGACATATTCAACCCCACCGAACAAGAAATAGCCAAAGCGCAGAAAATAATCGCCGCGGCCAAAGAGGCGGCTGCCCGTGGGCAGGGAGCGGTAACAGTAGACGGCAAAATGGTAGACATCCCCGTAGTCAAAAGGGCGGAATACACACTCGTCCGCGCCGGCCTGGCATAA
- a CDS encoding 3-isopropylmalate dehydratase small subunit — MSVKGKVWKYGDDVNTDVIFPGKYTYTIKERADMAKVACEDLDPEFTKNAQPGDIIVGGKNWGCGSSREQAVSCLKERGIAAIIAKSFARIHYRNCFNEGLPIIICADAVDAINAGDVVEIDFDRGVIIAGGKEYPFPPYPEFVQGLIKDGGLIPHVKKELGL, encoded by the coding sequence ATGTCGGTAAAAGGTAAAGTCTGGAAATACGGCGACGACGTCAACACGGACGTCATCTTCCCGGGGAAATACACATATACCATCAAGGAACGCGCGGACATGGCGAAGGTCGCCTGCGAAGACCTTGACCCCGAATTTACAAAGAATGCCCAGCCGGGAGACATCATCGTCGGCGGCAAAAACTGGGGCTGCGGCTCCAGCCGTGAACAGGCGGTCTCCTGCCTCAAAGAGCGCGGCATCGCGGCGATCATCGCCAAGAGCTTTGCGCGCATTCACTACCGCAACTGCTTCAACGAGGGGCTGCCCATCATCATCTGCGCCGACGCGGTAGACGCCATCAACGCCGGGGACGTTGTGGAGATAGACTTTGACCGCGGTGTAATCATCGCCGGCGGCAAAGAATATCCCTTCCCCCCCTATCCCGAATTTGTGCAGGGACTGATCAAAGACGGCGGGCTTATTCCGCACGTCAAGAAAGAGCTCGGTCTATAG
- a CDS encoding isocitrate/isopropylmalate family dehydrogenase: MARNIMKVKETKDRYDVTYMAGDDSGFDMMEGALLVLDAMNLPINWHRADLGWCMWEKSNKKFGEGDPRCNTVPPETIKSIRDTDATLMAAITSKAGVKGFKSAILQMRQLFDLYINIRPAKKLPGIGTPLVKDPDIDIVMFRENTEDLYAAVEFFPLPKEMFDLHKGMDRFREGKGDVAVSWRVFSEQGCERIIRAAFEYAKATGRKTVHCGNKANVIRQTDGMMKRKFLEIAKEYEQYGIKAYEENADATAMWLIKNPQDYSIVVASNVFGDILSDEASQLTGGLGFAPSGNIGVDAAIFEPSSGSVPKYAHQYKVNPSAMIMTAKMMLEYLGLDEDAAKIEKALGEVLVENKPGTLTYDVLRDFRGDPDWEKNAASTIEMATAIAQKLNPEFKGEKLAAAKEKVHKMCAWDEASLIGFAD; the protein is encoded by the coding sequence ATGGCACGCAACATAATGAAGGTAAAAGAGACGAAGGATCGCTACGATGTAACCTACATGGCTGGAGACGATTCCGGCTTCGATATGATGGAGGGCGCGCTCCTCGTCCTTGACGCGATGAATCTGCCCATCAACTGGCACCGCGCCGACCTTGGCTGGTGCATGTGGGAGAAGTCGAACAAGAAATTCGGCGAAGGCGATCCCCGCTGCAACACCGTTCCGCCCGAAACGATCAAATCGATCCGCGATACGGACGCCACCCTTATGGCGGCCATCACCTCAAAGGCCGGCGTAAAAGGCTTCAAGTCCGCCATCCTTCAGATGCGCCAGCTCTTTGACCTCTACATCAACATCCGCCCCGCGAAGAAGCTGCCTGGAATCGGCACACCTCTCGTGAAGGACCCCGACATCGACATCGTCATGTTCCGTGAGAACACGGAAGACCTCTACGCGGCGGTTGAATTCTTCCCGCTTCCCAAAGAGATGTTCGACCTCCACAAGGGCATGGACCGCTTCCGCGAGGGCAAGGGCGACGTCGCCGTTTCATGGCGCGTATTCTCCGAGCAGGGATGCGAGCGCATAATCCGCGCGGCGTTTGAATATGCGAAGGCGACCGGCCGCAAGACGGTACACTGCGGCAACAAGGCCAACGTCATCCGCCAGACGGACGGCATGATGAAGAGAAAGTTCCTCGAAATAGCTAAGGAATACGAGCAGTACGGCATTAAAGCCTACGAAGAAAACGCCGACGCGACGGCCATGTGGCTCATCAAGAACCCGCAGGATTACAGCATAGTCGTGGCCTCTAACGTCTTCGGCGACATCCTCTCCGATGAAGCGTCACAGCTCACGGGCGGACTGGGCTTTGCCCCCTCGGGAAATATCGGCGTTGACGCGGCCATATTCGAGCCGTCAAGCGGATCGGTCCCGAAGTATGCCCACCAGTACAAGGTCAACCCCAGCGCGATGATCATGACCGCGAAGATGATGCTTGAATACCTCGGCCTCGACGAAGACGCGGCGAAGATCGAAAAGGCCCTCGGCGAAGTCCTCGTTGAGAACAAGCCCGGAACCCTTACATACGACGTCCTTCGCGACTTCCGCGGCGACCCCGACTGGGAAAAGAACGCGGCCTCCACGATAGAGATGGCCACGGCGATCGCCCAGAAGCTCAACCCCGAATTCAAGGGCGAGAAGCTTGCGGCGGCCAAAGAAAAAGTCCACAAGATGTGCGCCTGGGACGAGGCTTCGCTCATCGGATTCGCCGACTAA
- a CDS encoding FadR/GntR family transcriptional regulator produces MIDAPVSRGTRIYEKVVEKLKGEIAAGNILPGDPLPSERQLMDTFGVSRSSLREAFRVMELLGLIESIPGKGRFVRHPRTISADRNTIQLEDSAILELMEARRILDPAIAGESAMRATPSDLTRILRVITTTEKTLSSPEERAQADFDFHLLLAEATHNFVFINLTRMNFDLILATHERIYNLLDDKDAFLNEHKEMYEAILDHNVDRAREAASHHIDRIYRTLHKGIAAGE; encoded by the coding sequence ATGATAGACGCGCCGGTTTCAAGAGGAACTCGAATCTATGAAAAAGTGGTTGAAAAACTGAAGGGTGAAATAGCCGCGGGCAATATTCTTCCTGGCGATCCGCTTCCTTCGGAGCGTCAGCTTATGGATACTTTTGGCGTGAGCCGCAGTTCGCTGCGCGAGGCTTTCCGTGTGATGGAGCTTCTTGGGCTTATTGAGTCTATCCCAGGTAAGGGGCGTTTCGTACGCCACCCCCGCACCATCTCCGCGGACCGCAATACGATCCAGCTCGAGGACTCGGCCATACTTGAGCTTATGGAGGCGCGCCGCATACTTGACCCCGCGATCGCCGGTGAGAGCGCGATGCGCGCGACTCCCTCGGACCTCACAAGGATACTGCGTGTCATCACGACGACGGAAAAGACGCTTTCCAGTCCCGAAGAGCGCGCGCAGGCAGACTTCGACTTCCATCTCCTGCTTGCCGAGGCGACGCATAACTTCGTATTCATAAACCTTACAAGGATGAATTTTGACCTGATACTCGCGACGCACGAGAGGATATATAACCTTCTCGACGACAAGGACGCCTTTCTCAACGAGCACAAGGAGATGTACGAGGCGATCCTCGATCATAATGTGGATAGGGCGCGCGAGGCGGCCTCCCATCATATCGACAGGATTTACCGTACGCTGCACAAGGGAATTGCGGCGGGCGAATAA
- a CDS encoding HD domain-containing protein, producing the protein MEKKIRELFPEIEWIKDPELQAKVVASYVDALKTGGWEPEDMDKIPFTLLIPNCPFSYLEHVRGVTRVAKRAMDEFNAIYSAKDAKFTIDNDLLVAGALLHDVGKLVEYERNATGETVKSPVGKNLRHPFSGTVIAMRNGCSDAIGHIIANHAKEGDGTLRSPEGVIVNKADFINFESVKSFLGMK; encoded by the coding sequence ATGGAGAAAAAAATCAGAGAGCTCTTTCCGGAAATCGAATGGATCAAGGACCCCGAACTGCAGGCCAAGGTAGTGGCCTCATATGTGGACGCCCTTAAGACAGGCGGCTGGGAGCCCGAGGATATGGACAAGATCCCCTTCACGCTCCTTATTCCCAACTGCCCCTTCTCTTATCTTGAGCACGTCCGCGGCGTGACGCGCGTCGCGAAGAGGGCGATGGATGAGTTTAACGCCATCTACTCCGCGAAGGACGCGAAGTTCACGATCGACAACGACCTTCTTGTCGCCGGTGCGCTTCTCCACGACGTAGGCAAGCTGGTGGAGTACGAGCGTAACGCCACCGGTGAAACGGTGAAGTCGCCTGTGGGCAAGAACCTCCGCCATCCCTTCTCTGGTACAGTCATCGCGATGCGCAACGGCTGCTCCGACGCGATCGGGCACATCATTGCTAATCACGCTAAAGAAGGCGACGGCACGCTCCGCAGCCCCGAAGGCGTAATCGTCAACAAGGCCGACTTCATTAACTTCGAGTCCGTGAAGTCGTTCCTTGGAATGAAATAG
- the citD gene encoding citrate lyase acyl carrier protein produces the protein MKTSQAGTLESMDCLVTLTEAPSGAGIKIEITGASAARFKSAMEKKITDTLCELGTKDIEVRVQDNGALDIVLGARVEAAYKRLQKESVK, from the coding sequence ATGAAGACATCCCAGGCCGGCACACTCGAATCAATGGACTGCCTCGTGACCCTCACCGAAGCGCCATCGGGAGCCGGAATCAAAATAGAGATAACGGGAGCCAGCGCGGCCCGCTTCAAAAGCGCGATGGAAAAGAAAATAACCGACACCCTGTGCGAGCTGGGTACGAAAGACATCGAAGTCAGAGTCCAGGACAACGGAGCCCTCGACATCGTCCTCGGCGCTAGAGTCGAAGCGGCCTACAAAAGACTGCAAAAGGAGAGTGTTAAATAA
- the leuD gene encoding 3-isopropylmalate dehydratase small subunit (catalyzes the isomerization between 2-isopropylmalate and 3-isopropylmalate in leucine biosynthesis), giving the protein MSEILKGRAWVFSDDVDTDLIYHNKYLAETDPKNMPQYAFEYYPGKENFAKEVKPGDFVVAGKNFGCGSSREHAVYCLEYAGIPCVLAETCSRIYYRNAINNGYPVLFVKGISDAIKEGKIKDGDQLEVELSTGTIKDVTNGNTFHGDAVSDLENDIMKAGGLMNYMKAKAAAK; this is encoded by the coding sequence ATGAGCGAAATTCTCAAAGGCAGAGCGTGGGTATTCAGCGATGACGTCGACACCGACCTCATCTATCACAACAAATATCTCGCGGAGACCGATCCTAAGAACATGCCGCAGTACGCCTTCGAATACTATCCCGGCAAAGAAAACTTCGCCAAGGAAGTTAAGCCCGGAGACTTTGTGGTGGCCGGCAAAAACTTCGGCTGCGGCTCAAGTCGTGAGCACGCCGTCTATTGCCTCGAGTACGCGGGAATCCCCTGCGTCCTCGCGGAGACCTGCAGCCGCATTTACTACCGGAACGCGATCAACAACGGCTATCCCGTTCTCTTCGTGAAGGGCATCTCCGACGCCATCAAAGAGGGAAAGATCAAAGACGGCGATCAGCTTGAGGTCGAGCTCTCAACGGGAACGATCAAAGACGTCACCAACGGCAACACCTTCCACGGCGACGCAGTCAGCGATCTCGAAAACGACATAATGAAGGCCGGTGGCCTCATGAACTACATGAAGGCCAAAGCGGCTGCGAAATAG